From Acidobacteriota bacterium:
CACGTCCGAAACGAGGTCTTCGTGCATGCGAAAAGTGTGGCCGAGATCCATGCAGATGCCTATTTTCGGATCAAGTCCTTTGATCGCGTCATATATCTCAAGCGGTGATGGGAAGCGCTTATCTTTAGGGCCATGGTTGTGAATGGCAGCTTTCAGGTCATAGCTGCGAATTACTTTGTCTAGCGTCCGCAATTGCTGAGGGAAAACCCCCACGACAGCGAGTGAGGCGCCGAGATCGTGAACGTAGTCGAATGCCTGACGCATCTCCGCCTCGGTATCTTTAAGATAGATCACCCCACAGCTCGTGATCGAGAGTCCCAAATCCTCAGCCTGCATTCTGACTTGTTTCCGCTGATCGGACGTTGAAGTCAATGGCAGATGAACATCTTTCAGTGACAAGTAGCGCACGCCGAGGCGATGAATCGTTTGCAATGTCCCGGCCAAGGGAAAAGACTTCAGTGAATACGAGCAAACTCCCACACGCAATCCATGGAATTGTTTGTCATCGCTCGCTTGCGGCCCTGCGGCGAATGAAATGAAAGGACGCATCGCACTGCATGCAGCGCTTAGGCCGGCGGCTTTTATTACACGACGACGGGTGAGACTCATCGATCCTCCTACAATCACGCCACTCACAAGTTATCGATTGAATCGAGGTTTACAGAATGAAATGCCGATTCGCTCGCGGAAGTTA
This genomic window contains:
- a CDS encoding sugar phosphate isomerase/epimerase codes for the protein MSLTRRRVIKAAGLSAACSAMRPFISFAAGPQASDDKQFHGLRVGVCSYSLKSFPLAGTLQTIHRLGVRYLSLKDVHLPLTSTSDQRKQVRMQAEDLGLSITSCGVIYLKDTEAEMRQAFDYVHDLGASLAVVGVFPQQLRTLDKVIRSYDLKAAIHNHGPKDKRFPSPLEIYDAIKGLDPKIGICMDLGHTFRMHEDLVSDVKKTWDRLYSMHVKDLESDQVDAKGVSVGLGVMPIVPVLRELVRSGYKGEAQLEYEIEPKDPFMGMAESLGFMRGALS